In the Brassica napus cultivar Da-Ae chromosome A7, Da-Ae, whole genome shotgun sequence genome, one interval contains:
- the LOC106358426 gene encoding uncharacterized protein LOC106358426 → MGKPTAQNNSFINHFSHPHPLQLIPPTSSPPCSACKLTGGNGRVYSCRPCNFSLHESCSKMKQVITHPSHPSHTLTLLVTPVYDGGYFNCDGCGVNGTGFSYQCSLCDFDIHALCAYKPLSIVHNSHPQHTLKLAFHSPYGANKGFSCDICLKIGKNQWLYRCVPCEFDSHVGCINAHHPHLLQHSSSAPTPLAHHAGHHPNNRPRPGHMNRLNRPENNPTRPVGNPNRPIGQNAAVYGPRRQNNNLGYNGPIGPITQSFDQGSMEGSVFDGSAVNEEFDGEVDVEIDYEANGYEGTEDGEAYDGEQDVDGNGLETMAYGGDANDVAYSESEFGGSSDARSQSNELSDQADLYPLSVRTNFGPGGGRKQNSSPNSPAPARSKNIGRNGRGGSRLQGSKNPIENPRGPQTKRLQNVRNNAIRAGGPGGFNRPRDLAAFNGPQGFNGPSGGPSNVIDNGGNNEVDGNEMYAGEYGATYGDEGDCDFEAGGDFVDDGCDQAYDEDDFECYTDITGGSESMYNEDESYETMDDSQYNDEPNNQYLSMVEPVGGPGMNNQNQYGQTDRPRRMGRYGRGGTTNMNRYGNMNQGTNSTQPGRSVQRRPNGGQYRANGRPNGPNGNTMVNSMVQGLCQGLAMNMLAGDGSDVNSGAGDSGGSSIFGGLLGGESEF, encoded by the coding sequence atgggAAAGCCAACAGCACAAAACAATAGCTTTATAAACCACTTCAGCCACCCACACCCCCTTCAGTTAATCCCGCCGACATCATCACCACCGTGCTCCGCTTGCAAACTTACCGGAGGAAACGGCCGGGTTTACTCATGCAGGCCATGCAACTTCTCTCTCCATGAGTCATGCAGCAAGATGAAGCAGGTAATCACCCATCCCTCTCACCCTTCTCATACGCTTACCCTTCTGGTGACTCCAGTCTATGATGGTGGATACTTCAACTGCGATGGTTGTGGCGTCAACGGAACTGGTTTTAGCTACCAGTGCTCTCTTTGCGACTTTGACATCCACGCGCTTTGCGCTTACAAGCCGCTCTCGATCGTCCACAATTCTCATCCGCAACATACCCTTAAACTCGCGTTTCATTCTCCCTACGGTGCCAACAAGGGATTCTCCTGCGACATATGCCTTAAGATTGGGAAGAACCAATGGCTCTATCGATGCGTCCCTTGCGAATTCGACTCTCATGTCGGTTGCATCAATGCTCACCATCCACACCTCCTTCAACATAGTAGTTCTGCACCtactcctcttgctcatcatgCCGGTCACCACCCCAATAATAGGCCCAGACCAGGGCACATGAATAGGCTTAATAGGCCTGAGAATAATCCTACCAGGCCTGTTGGTAATCCCAATAGACCTATAGGTCAAAACGCTGCTGTCTATGGACCAAGAAGACAGAACAACAACTTGGGTTATAATGGTCCGATTGGGCCTATTACACAGAGTTTTGACCAAGGGTCAATGGAAGGGAGTGTCTTCGATGGTAGTGCAGTGAACGAAGAGTTTGATGGTGAAGTCGATGTTGAGATTGATTACGAAGCTAATGGCTATGAAGGTACTGAAGATGGAGAGGCTTATGACGGGGAACAAGACGTTGATGGTAACGGCCTTGAAACTATGGCTTATGGTGGTGATGCCAATGACGTTGCGTATAGCGAGAGTGAATTTGGTGGTAGCAGTGATGCTCGTAGCCAGTCTAATGAACTGTCTGACCAGGCTGATCTTTACCCACTTTCAGTTCGTACAAACTTTGGGCCGGGTGGTGGTAGGAAGCAAAACTCGAGTCCTAATAGTCCCGCCCCAGCTCGGTCGAAGAATATAGGCCGTAACGGGCGTGGAGGTAGTAGGCTTCAAGGGTCCAAGAACCCAATCGAAAATCCTAGAGGGCCTCAAACTAAAAGGTTGCAGAATGTACGCAATAATGCAATAAGAGCCGGGGGACCTGGTGGTTTTAATAGGCCTCGTGATCTAGCTGCCTTCAATGGACCTCAAGGATTTAATGGACCTAGTGGTGGGCCCTCTAATGTAATTGACAATGGTGGCAACAACGAAGTCGATGGAAATGAGATGTATGCTGGTGAATATGGTGCGACTTATGGTGACGAAGGTGATTGTGACTTCGAAGCTGGAGGTGACTTTGTCGACGAtggatgtgatcaagcatatgATGAAGATGATTTTGAATGCTACACTGATATCACCGGAGGAAGTGAGTCTATGTATAACGAGGATGAGTCTTATGAGACTATGGATGATTCACAATATAATGATGAACCCAATAACCAGTATTTATCCATGGTTGAACCGGTTGGTGGACCGGGAATGAATAACCAGAACCAATATGGTCAGACCGATAGGCCGAGAAGAATGGGCAGGTATGGGCGTGGTGGTACTACAAATATGAACAGATATGGAAACATGAATCAAGGAACAAATAGTACTCAGCCGGGTAGATCAGTCCAACGTAGGCCGAATGGAGGACAATATAGGGCCAACGGACGACCTAATGGACCTAACGGAAACACAATGGTGAATTCAATGGTGCAGGGTTTGTGCCAAGGCTTGGCAATGAATATGCTCGCCGGCGATGGTAGTGACGTTAACAGTGGAGCAGGTGACAGCGGTGGATCATCCATCTTCGGAGGCTTGCTTGGTGGTGAATCAGAATTTTGA